In Populus nigra chromosome 10, ddPopNigr1.1, whole genome shotgun sequence, the following proteins share a genomic window:
- the LOC133706077 gene encoding (R)-mandelonitrile lyase-like, translating into MELLHVLLAASYILLVSFSQTSSMCQGKTLPCMTPDVTQISGRSFDYIIVGGGTAGCPLAATLSERYSVLLVERGSSPYKNPFVLDKRFYGFALFQTNEFSSVSQSLISKDGVSNLRGRVLGGSSAINGGFYSRASDASVRRAGWDEELVKESYKWVESKMVFKPELTKWQSAFKFGLLEAGILPYNGFSLEHVEGTKMGGTVFDHDGRRHTSADLLETGNPDNIVVLLNATVKNIIFHKKGTDNETTVHGIRFIKSDGNVSQTYEAYLKQLENSGSWGDVILSAGTLGSPQILLLSGIGPKRHLKNFGIPLVLDFPEIGQEMVDNPSISVLLESDPEVQLPDPPQIVGIADDFKFIVQGLILPISINATRIPISIKLAFPASKGKLELNSTDPRQNPLVEFNYLAKEKDMKECIKMVQLVERVARSKSIAGFLGKEHYSNSKSPRELRDFCKKNVRTFYHYHGGCAFGSVVDNDYRVHGVKGLRVVDGSTFLESPGTNPMATLLMLGRYQGIKILAENNQHEPSKSNHTHTHTHI; encoded by the exons atgGAGCTTCTTCATGTACTTCTCGCAGCTTCGTATATTTTACTTGTTAGCTTTTCTCAAACTTCTTCAATGTGTCAAG GCAAAACTCTCCCCTGCATGACTCCAGATGTCACACAGATCTCTGGAAGGTCATTCGATTACATAATAGTAGGGGGAGGCACCGCTGGTTGCCCCCTGGCAGCAACACTTTCAGAGAGATATTCTGTGCTGTTGGTCGAACGAGGAAGCTCACCATATAAAAATCCTTTTGTATTGGACAAAAGGTTCTATGGTTTCGCGTTGTTCCAAACCAATGAATTCTCATCAGTTTCTCAAAGTTTGATCTCCAAGGACGGCGTTTCCAACCTTAGAGGACGAGTTCTCGGAGGATCATCAGCAATAAATGGTGGGTTCTATAGCAGAGCTAGCGATGCTTCTGTTAGAAGAGCTGGATGGGACGAAGAATTGGTCAAGGAATCTTATAAGTGGGTGGAGtctaaaatggtttttaaaccTGAGTTGACCAAATGGCAATCTGCTTTCAAATTTGGCCTTCTTGAAGCAGGAATTCTACCTTATAATGGGTTCAGCTTGGAGCATGTAGAGGGCACAAAGATGGGAGGGACAGTGTTTGATCACGATGGGAGAAGGCACACCTCTGCTGATCTTTTAGAGACAGGGAACCCAGATAATATCGTAGTTCTTCTGAATGCAACTGTAAAGAATATCATCTTCCATAAAAAAG GTACTGACAATGAGACAACAGTTCACGGTATTAGGTTCATCAAGAGCGATGGCAACGTAAGTCAAACTTATGAAGCTTATCTGAAGCAGCTAGAGAATTCAGGTTCATGGGGTGATGTTATTCTGTCAGCAGGAACATTAGGGAGTCCCCAGATCCTATTGTTGAGTGGGATCGGACCAAAAAGACACCTGAAGAACTTTGGTATCCCACTCGTGCTAGACTTTCCAGAGATTGGACAAGAGATGGTAGACAACCCGTCCATATCCGTTTTGTTAGAGTCAGACCCCGAAGTTCAGTTACCAGATCCACCTCAAATCGTGGGCATAGCAGATGACTTCAAATTCATAGTTCAGGGATTAATCCTACCCATAAGCATCAATGCAACAAGGATACCAATTTCAATCAAGCTTGCATTTCCAGCGTCCAAAGGGAAGCTGGAATTGAACAGCACTGACCCTAGGCAAAACCCTTTAGTTGAATTCAACTATCTAGCCAAGGAGAAGGACATGAAGGAATGTATCAAGATGGTTCAGTTGGTTGAGAGAGTGGCAAGGTCCAAATCCATTGCTGGGTTCCTGGGGAAGGAACACTACAGTAATTCGAAGTCTCCTCGTGAACTGAGAGATTTCTGCAAGAAGAATGTCAGGACTTTCTATCATTACCACGGTGGTTGCGCTTTTGGATCGGTTGTTGACAATGACTACAGAGTACATGGGGTAAAGGGATTGAGAGTAGTAGATGGATCGACTTTCTTGGAATCACCGGGAACGAACCCAATGGCTACGCTGTTGATGCTAGGAAGGTATCAAGGGATCAAGATTCTCGCGGAAAACAACCAGCATGAACCATCCAAATCCAACCACACCCACACCCACACCCACATATAG
- the LOC133705878 gene encoding beta-1,3-galactosyltransferase GALT1-like isoform X1 — protein MKKRYGGVLFASLFMLLVLRYGLLKNPIGEIYSLNPSNASKPLEWVHPALQPAVQNPENSSQVFSTDTIVSSLFALRNISNEEQKSLQTWNLLKHLIDHAQVLSNGVEAIKEAGNAWSSLMASIEEERLGYTNESSNRRVKEKQCPHFLNIMNATEHDNSGYKLWLPCGLTQGSSITIIGIPDGLLGNFRIDLTGEELPGEPDPPIILHYNVRLHGDKITEDPVIVQNTWTVAHDWGEEERCPSPSPENIKKVDELDQCNKMVGRNDTRVTGMHSDGSRRSSFQEGTKVRRYFPFKQGQLSVATLRVGTEGIQTIVDGKHITSFAYRETLEPWLVSEVRISGDVKLISVVASGLPTSEDSEHAIDLEVLKSAPLSPKRSLDLFIGVFSTANNFKRRMAVRRTWMQYAAVRSGEVAVRFFVGLHKSQIVNEELWNEARTYGDIQLMPFVDYYSLITWKTLAICIFGTEVASAKYVTKTDDDAFVRVDEMLASLKRIKVSHGLLYGLINSDSRPHRSTESKWYISPEEWSEEKYPPWAHGPGYVVSRDIAEAVYKRYKEGRLKMFKLEDVAMGIWIAEMKREGLEVKYEMEARVYNEGCKDGYVVAHYQGPREMLCLWQKLQEGNGARCCG, from the exons ATGAAGAAGAGGTATGGTGGTGTTCTGTTTGCATCCTTGTTCATGTTATTGGTCCTTAGATATGGGCTCCTGAAAAATCCAATAGGAGAAATTTATTCGTTGAATCCCTCCAATGCAAGTAAGCCTCTTGAATGGGTGCATCCTGCTCTTCAACCTGCAGTTCAAAATCCAGAGAATTCTTCTCAAGTTTTTTCTACAGATACCATTGTCTCCAGTCTGTTTGCTCTGAGAAATATTTCCAATGAAGAGCAAAAATCTCTGCAGACATGGAATCTACTAAAACACTTGATTGATCATGCTCAGGTTTTATCAAATGGAGTAGAAGCTATTAAGGAAGCTGGAAATGCATGGAGCAGCCTAATGGCTTCCATCGAAGAGGAAAGACTTGGTTATACAAATGAAAGTTCAAATAGGAGAGTCAAAGAGAAACAATGTCCTCATTTTCTTAACATAATGAATGCCACAGAGCATGATAATAGCGGTTATAAATTGTGGCTTCCTTGTGGCCTGACTCAGGGTTCTTCCATCACAATTATTGGCATTCCAGATGGTCTTCTTGGCAATTTTCGGATTGACTTAACCGGGGAAGAACTTCCTGGGGAGCCTGATCCACCCATCATTTTACATTACAATGTTAGGCTTCATGGTGATAAGATTACAGAGGATCCAGTAATAGTCCAAAACACCTGGACTGTGGCTCATGACTGGGGTGAAGAGGAGCGTTGTCCTTCTCCATCTCctgaaaatattaagaaag TGGATGAGTTGGATCAATGTAATAAGATGGTGGGAAGAAATGATACTCGGGTGACTGGCATGCATTCTGATGGTTCAAGAAGGTCTTCATTTCAGGAAGGAACTAAAGTAAGAAGATATTTTCCATTTAAGCAAGGTCAGCTATCTGTTGCAACGCTTAGAGTGGGAACGGAAGGAATCCAGACGATTGTTGATGGAAAGCATATAACATCTTTTGCATACCGTGAA ACTTTGGAGCCATGGCTAGTAAGTGAAGTTAGGATTTCTGGGGATGTAAAGCTAATTTCAGTTGTGGCTAGTGGTCTGCCTACATCAGAGGATTCAGAGCATGCAATTGATCTAGAAGTACTCAAATCAGCTCCTCTCTCCCCAAAAAGATCATTGGATCTCTTTATTGGTGTTTTTTCTACAGCAAACAATTTTAAGCGCAGGATGGCTGTTCGGAGAACATGGATGCAGTATGCTGCAGTGCGATCAGGGGAAGTTGCAGTGCGCTTTTTCGTTGGTCTG CATAAAAGTCAAATAGTGAATGAGGAACTCTGGAATGAAGCGCGGACATATGGAGACATACAGCTGATGCCTTTTGTTGACTACTACAGCCTCATAACCTGGAAAACTTTAGCTATCTGCATCTTTGGG ACAGAGGTCGCATCAGCCAAGTATGTCACAAAGACTGATGATGATGCATTTGTTCGTGTGGATGAAATGCTAGCTTCTTTAAAGAGGATCAAAGTGAGTCATGGCTTGCTCTATGGATTAATCAATTCAGACTCGCGGCCTCATAGGAGCACTGAAAGCAAGTGGTATATTAGCCCAGAG GAATGGTCTGAAGAGAAATACCCCCCTTGGGCACATGGTCCTGGTTATGTGGTGTCACGAGACATTGCCGAGGCAGTTTACAAGAGATACAAAGAGGGCCGTTTAAAG ATGTTTAAGCTAGAAGATGTAGCAATGGGTATCTGGATTGCAGAAATGAAAAGGGAGGGTTTAGAAGTTAAATATGAGATGGAAGCGAGGGTCTATAATGAAGGGTGCAAGGATGGCTATGTTGTTGCCCACTACCAAGGTCCTCGGGAAATGCTTTGTCTATGGCAGAAACTTCAAGAAGGAAATGGTGCTAGATGCTGCGGGTGA
- the LOC133705600 gene encoding E3 ubiquitin-protein ligase MPSR1-like, with amino-acid sequence MASETELPAELSSMFERLLRHRDLSLFLPFIFGFTSTNSTEERDPDQEPQTTDPNERIILINPLTQGMVVIEGVASLESLLRDIGNKNGQPPASKASIEAMPSVEIGEDNKDGECAICLEEWEPGAVVKEMPCKHRFHGNCVEKWLKIHGNCPVCRYKMPVDEEELGKKRDGGDGGREWRRAEREIWVSFAFNGNRRNRDSNENPSSDSTDFSTSSPSADHETES; translated from the coding sequence ATGGCCTCTGAGACTGAATTACCTGCTGAATTATCTTCTATGTTTGAGAGGCTTCTAAGGCATAGAGACCTCTCtttgtttttaccttttatttttgggttcACCTCCACTAACTCCACAGAGGAACGTGACCCAGATCAAGAACCACAAACAACAGACCCAAACGAAAGAATCATCCTTATAAACCCTCTCACTCAAGGCATGGTGGTGATTGAAGGAGTTGCAAGTCTTGAATCTTTACTTAGAGACATAGGTAACAAGAATGGCCAACCACCAGCCTCAAAAGCATCCATAGAGGCCATGCCAAGTGTGGAGATCGGGGAAGATAATAAAGATGGCGAGTGTGCTATCTGTTTAGAGGAGTGGGAGCCTGGTGCGGTAGTAAAGGAGATGCCTTGTAAGCATAGGTTCCATGGTAATTGTGTAGAAAAGTGGTTAAAGATTCATGGGAATTGCCCTGTTTGCAGGTATAAGATGCCTGTCGATGAGGAGGAGTTGGGGAAGAAGAGAGATGGGGGAGATGGAGGGCGAGAGTGGAGGAGAGCTGAAAGAGAGATCTGGGTTAGTTTTGCATTTAATGGTAATAGGAGAAATAGGGATTCAAATGAAAATCCTTCAAGTGATTCTACTGATTTCTCTACTTCAAGTCCAAGTGCTGATCATGAAACGGAGAGTTAA
- the LOC133705878 gene encoding beta-1,3-galactosyltransferase GALT1-like isoform X3, translating into MASIEEERLGYTNESSNRRVKEKQCPHFLNIMNATEHDNSGYKLWLPCGLTQGSSITIIGIPDGLLGNFRIDLTGEELPGEPDPPIILHYNVRLHGDKITEDPVIVQNTWTVAHDWGEEERCPSPSPENIKKVDELDQCNKMVGRNDTRVTGMHSDGSRRSSFQEGTKVRRYFPFKQGQLSVATLRVGTEGIQTIVDGKHITSFAYRETLEPWLVSEVRISGDVKLISVVASGLPTSEDSEHAIDLEVLKSAPLSPKRSLDLFIGVFSTANNFKRRMAVRRTWMQYAAVRSGEVAVRFFVGLHKSQIVNEELWNEARTYGDIQLMPFVDYYSLITWKTLAICIFGTEVASAKYVTKTDDDAFVRVDEMLASLKRIKVSHGLLYGLINSDSRPHRSTESKWYISPEEWSEEKYPPWAHGPGYVVSRDIAEAVYKRYKEGRLKMFKLEDVAMGIWIAEMKREGLEVKYEMEARVYNEGCKDGYVVAHYQGPREMLCLWQKLQEGNGARCCG; encoded by the exons ATGGCTTCCATCGAAGAGGAAAGACTTGGTTATACAAATGAAAGTTCAAATAGGAGAGTCAAAGAGAAACAATGTCCTCATTTTCTTAACATAATGAATGCCACAGAGCATGATAATAGCGGTTATAAATTGTGGCTTCCTTGTGGCCTGACTCAGGGTTCTTCCATCACAATTATTGGCATTCCAGATGGTCTTCTTGGCAATTTTCGGATTGACTTAACCGGGGAAGAACTTCCTGGGGAGCCTGATCCACCCATCATTTTACATTACAATGTTAGGCTTCATGGTGATAAGATTACAGAGGATCCAGTAATAGTCCAAAACACCTGGACTGTGGCTCATGACTGGGGTGAAGAGGAGCGTTGTCCTTCTCCATCTCctgaaaatattaagaaag TGGATGAGTTGGATCAATGTAATAAGATGGTGGGAAGAAATGATACTCGGGTGACTGGCATGCATTCTGATGGTTCAAGAAGGTCTTCATTTCAGGAAGGAACTAAAGTAAGAAGATATTTTCCATTTAAGCAAGGTCAGCTATCTGTTGCAACGCTTAGAGTGGGAACGGAAGGAATCCAGACGATTGTTGATGGAAAGCATATAACATCTTTTGCATACCGTGAA ACTTTGGAGCCATGGCTAGTAAGTGAAGTTAGGATTTCTGGGGATGTAAAGCTAATTTCAGTTGTGGCTAGTGGTCTGCCTACATCAGAGGATTCAGAGCATGCAATTGATCTAGAAGTACTCAAATCAGCTCCTCTCTCCCCAAAAAGATCATTGGATCTCTTTATTGGTGTTTTTTCTACAGCAAACAATTTTAAGCGCAGGATGGCTGTTCGGAGAACATGGATGCAGTATGCTGCAGTGCGATCAGGGGAAGTTGCAGTGCGCTTTTTCGTTGGTCTG CATAAAAGTCAAATAGTGAATGAGGAACTCTGGAATGAAGCGCGGACATATGGAGACATACAGCTGATGCCTTTTGTTGACTACTACAGCCTCATAACCTGGAAAACTTTAGCTATCTGCATCTTTGGG ACAGAGGTCGCATCAGCCAAGTATGTCACAAAGACTGATGATGATGCATTTGTTCGTGTGGATGAAATGCTAGCTTCTTTAAAGAGGATCAAAGTGAGTCATGGCTTGCTCTATGGATTAATCAATTCAGACTCGCGGCCTCATAGGAGCACTGAAAGCAAGTGGTATATTAGCCCAGAG GAATGGTCTGAAGAGAAATACCCCCCTTGGGCACATGGTCCTGGTTATGTGGTGTCACGAGACATTGCCGAGGCAGTTTACAAGAGATACAAAGAGGGCCGTTTAAAG ATGTTTAAGCTAGAAGATGTAGCAATGGGTATCTGGATTGCAGAAATGAAAAGGGAGGGTTTAGAAGTTAAATATGAGATGGAAGCGAGGGTCTATAATGAAGGGTGCAAGGATGGCTATGTTGTTGCCCACTACCAAGGTCCTCGGGAAATGCTTTGTCTATGGCAGAAACTTCAAGAAGGAAATGGTGCTAGATGCTGCGGGTGA
- the LOC133705601 gene encoding uncharacterized protein LOC133705601, with product MECLLTSRSGIGIFQKSSLRCTGNVIYSFCNFGSSDFIFQQLHGVMAVRSVPSALPFKTCDVFGNPLKPFNFLPIQTRNFQTKTLVAKRRANTRTESAKIRNRRTLKKFNGTRTKPRLSVFCSTKQLYAMLVDDQSKKCLFYGSTLQKPLRGDPPRSTIEAAECLGEELIKACMDLKINEISSYDRNGFAGGERMQAFDIAISRHGFLPR from the exons ATGGAGTGTCTGTTAACATCTAGAAGTGGAATTGGAATCTTCCAGAAATCCTCTCTCAG GTGCACTGGTAACGTAATTTATTCCTTCTGCAATTTTGGGTCATctgatttcatctttcaacaacTCCACGGTGTGATGGCTGTTAGGAGTGTTCCTTCCGCACTCCCGTTCAAAACTTGTGATGTCTTTGGAAACCCtttaaaaccttttaatttCCTTCCCATACAAACTAGAA ATTTTCAAACAAAGACATTGGTGGCGAAAAGAAGAGCAAATACTCGAACAGAAAGTGCGAAAATCAGAAATAGAAGAACACTAAAGAAG TTTAATGGCACACGTACAAAACCAAGGCTGTCAGTTTTCTGTTCGACCAAACAGTTGTATGCTATGCTGGTAGATGACCAAAGCAAGAAGTGTTTATTTTACGGAAGCACTTTGCAGAAACCTTTACGCGGGGATCCCCCTCGTAGCACCATT GAAGCTGCTGAATGTCTTGGCGAAGAGCTTATTAAGGCCTGTATGGATCTTAAGATCAATGAAATATCATCTTATGATCGCAATGGTTTTGCTGGCGGAGAGAGAATGCAAGCTTTCGATATTGCAATTTCTCGTCATGGATTCTTACCAAGATAG
- the LOC133705878 gene encoding beta-1,3-galactosyltransferase GALT1-like isoform X2 → MKKRYGGVLFASLFMLLVLRYGLLKNPIGEIYSLNPSNASKPLEWVHPALQPAVQNPENSSQVFSTDTIVSSLFALRNISNEEQKSLQTWNLLKHLIDHAQVLSNGVEAIKEAGNAWSSLMASIEEERLGYTNESSNRRVKEKQCPHFLNIMNATEHDNSGYKLWLPCGLTQGSSITIIGIPDGLLGNFRIDLTGEELPGEPDPPIILHYNVRLHGDKITEDPVIVQNTWTVAHDWGEEERCPSPSPENIKKVDELDQCNKMVGRNDTRVTGMHSDGSRRSSFQEGTKVRRYFPFKQGQLSVATLRVGTEGIQTIVDGKHITSFAYRETLEPWLVSEVRISGDVKLISVVASGLPTSEDSEHAIDLEVLKSAPLSPKRSLDLFIGVFSTANNFKRRMAVRRTWMQYAAVRSGEVAVRFFVGLHKSQIVNEELWNEARTYGDIQLMPFVDYYSLITWKTLAICIFGTEVASAKYVTKTDDDAFVRVDEMLASLKRIKVSHGLLYGLINSDSRPHRSTESKWYISPEIHLNTNITNKYPSYTEDLVYILIARISSKTLKF, encoded by the exons ATGAAGAAGAGGTATGGTGGTGTTCTGTTTGCATCCTTGTTCATGTTATTGGTCCTTAGATATGGGCTCCTGAAAAATCCAATAGGAGAAATTTATTCGTTGAATCCCTCCAATGCAAGTAAGCCTCTTGAATGGGTGCATCCTGCTCTTCAACCTGCAGTTCAAAATCCAGAGAATTCTTCTCAAGTTTTTTCTACAGATACCATTGTCTCCAGTCTGTTTGCTCTGAGAAATATTTCCAATGAAGAGCAAAAATCTCTGCAGACATGGAATCTACTAAAACACTTGATTGATCATGCTCAGGTTTTATCAAATGGAGTAGAAGCTATTAAGGAAGCTGGAAATGCATGGAGCAGCCTAATGGCTTCCATCGAAGAGGAAAGACTTGGTTATACAAATGAAAGTTCAAATAGGAGAGTCAAAGAGAAACAATGTCCTCATTTTCTTAACATAATGAATGCCACAGAGCATGATAATAGCGGTTATAAATTGTGGCTTCCTTGTGGCCTGACTCAGGGTTCTTCCATCACAATTATTGGCATTCCAGATGGTCTTCTTGGCAATTTTCGGATTGACTTAACCGGGGAAGAACTTCCTGGGGAGCCTGATCCACCCATCATTTTACATTACAATGTTAGGCTTCATGGTGATAAGATTACAGAGGATCCAGTAATAGTCCAAAACACCTGGACTGTGGCTCATGACTGGGGTGAAGAGGAGCGTTGTCCTTCTCCATCTCctgaaaatattaagaaag TGGATGAGTTGGATCAATGTAATAAGATGGTGGGAAGAAATGATACTCGGGTGACTGGCATGCATTCTGATGGTTCAAGAAGGTCTTCATTTCAGGAAGGAACTAAAGTAAGAAGATATTTTCCATTTAAGCAAGGTCAGCTATCTGTTGCAACGCTTAGAGTGGGAACGGAAGGAATCCAGACGATTGTTGATGGAAAGCATATAACATCTTTTGCATACCGTGAA ACTTTGGAGCCATGGCTAGTAAGTGAAGTTAGGATTTCTGGGGATGTAAAGCTAATTTCAGTTGTGGCTAGTGGTCTGCCTACATCAGAGGATTCAGAGCATGCAATTGATCTAGAAGTACTCAAATCAGCTCCTCTCTCCCCAAAAAGATCATTGGATCTCTTTATTGGTGTTTTTTCTACAGCAAACAATTTTAAGCGCAGGATGGCTGTTCGGAGAACATGGATGCAGTATGCTGCAGTGCGATCAGGGGAAGTTGCAGTGCGCTTTTTCGTTGGTCTG CATAAAAGTCAAATAGTGAATGAGGAACTCTGGAATGAAGCGCGGACATATGGAGACATACAGCTGATGCCTTTTGTTGACTACTACAGCCTCATAACCTGGAAAACTTTAGCTATCTGCATCTTTGGG ACAGAGGTCGCATCAGCCAAGTATGTCACAAAGACTGATGATGATGCATTTGTTCGTGTGGATGAAATGCTAGCTTCTTTAAAGAGGATCAAAGTGAGTCATGGCTTGCTCTATGGATTAATCAATTCAGACTCGCGGCCTCATAGGAGCACTGAAAGCAAGTGGTATATTAGCCCAGAG ATTCACCTAAACACAAACATCACAAATAAATACCCATCATATACAGAAGATCTGGTATATATCCTTATTGCAAGGATTTCAAGCAAGACCCTGAAATTTTAG
- the LOC133705599 gene encoding protein DMP8-like: protein MEQAPGEEIGIRIYTASPQNEPKATKIATGSPQNDEPRAPKPLCNLTKAPKEPGNKRRAVAKGMQKTISKTSMLVNFLPTGTLLTFEMLLPSISRNGVCTPVTALMIHVLLGLCSVSCFLFHFTDSFKGPDDKIYYGFVTTKGLAVFNPGLTVDVPKDERYKIGFTDFVHAMMSVMVFMAIALSDHRVTDCLFPRHVKEMDEVMESFPLMVGVICSGLFLVFPTSRHGIGCMAN, encoded by the coding sequence ATGGAGCAAGCTCCAGGAGAAGAAATTGGAATCAGAATCTACACTGCATCCCCACAAAATGAACCAAAAGCAACAAAAATCGCCACTGGATCCCCACAAAATGATGAACCAAGAGCACCAAAGCCATTATGCAACCTCACCAAAGCCCCTAAAGAACCAGGTAACAAAAGGAGAGCCGTGGCTAAAGGAATGCAAAAAACAATCTCCAAAACATCAATGCTTGTCAACTTCCTTCCTACAGGCACCCTTCTGACTTTTGAAATGcttctcccatcaatatccaggAATGGAGTGTGCACTCCTGTTACTGCCCTAATGATACATGTCCTACTTGGCCTTTGCTCTGTTTCCTGCTTTTTGTTTCATTTCACCGACAGTTTTAAAGGCCCGGATGATAAAATTTACTATGGTTTTGTTACTACAAAAGGGTTGGCTGTTTTTAATCCTGGTCTTACCGTTGATGTGCCTAAAGATGAGAGGTACAAGATTGGGTTTACCGATTTTGTTCATGCAATGATGTCGGTGATGGTCTTCATGGCAATTGCGTTGTCAGATCATAGAGTGACTGATTGCTTGTTTCCTAGGCATGTCAAGGAGATGGATGAAGTGATGGAGAGCTTTCCTCTCATGGTTGGTGTAATTTGCAGTGGCCTGTTCTTGGTGTTCCCTACAAGTCGACATGGCATTGGATGCATGGCTAATTGA